From a single Ovis aries strain OAR_USU_Benz2616 breed Rambouillet chromosome 23, ARS-UI_Ramb_v3.0, whole genome shotgun sequence genomic region:
- the MBD1 gene encoding methyl-CpG-binding domain protein 1 isoform X37, which produces MAEDWLDCPALGPGWKRREVFRKSGATCGRSDTYYQSPTGDRIRSKVELTRYLGPACDLTLFDFKQGVLCYPSSKAHSLAITSRKRKKPSKPAKARKCQVGPQKSEVRKEAPRDDTKADTDTVPASLPAPGCCENCGISFSGDGTRRQRLKTLCKDCRAQRIAFNREQRMFKRVGCGECTACQVKEDCGACSTCLLQLPHDVASGLFCKCERRRCLRIVERSRGCGVCRGCQTREDCGRCRVCLRPPRPGLRRQWKCVQRRCLRGKHGRRRGGCDSKVVARRRPPRAQSPPPPPPPQPPESPELHPRALAPSPPAEFIYYCVDEDELQPYTNRRQNRKCGACAACLRRTDCGHCDFCCDKPKFGGSNQKRQKCRWRQCLQFAMKRLLPSVWAGSEDGASPPPAHPHRKRPGSTRRPHLGQTLKPPLATPAAQPDRAQTPVKEEAGSGFVLPPPGTDLVFLREGAGSPVQVPGPAPASTETRLQEAQCPGLSWVVALPQVKQEKADAQEDWTPGTAILTSPVLLPGCPSKAVDPGLPSVKQEPPDPEEEKDDDKADSTSDLAPEEEAGGAGTPVITEIFSLGGTRLRDTAVWLPRSKDLKKPGGRKQ; this is translated from the exons ATGGCTGAGGACTGGCTGGACTGCCCAGCTCTGGGCCCTGGCTGGAAGCGCCGTGAGGTTTTTCGCAAGTCAGGTGCCACCTGTGGACGCTCAGACACCTACTACCAGAG CCCCACAGGAGACAGGATCCGAAGCAAAGTTGAGCTGACCCGATACCTGGGCCCTGCATGTGATCTCACCCTCTTCGACTTCAAACAAGGCGTCCTCTGCTATCCATCCTCCAAG GCCCACTCCTTGGCCATCACCAGCAGGAAGCGGAAGAAGCCTTCAAAGCCAGCCAAGGCTCGGAAGTGTCAGGTTGGACCTCAGAAGAGTGAAGTCAGGAAGGAGGCACCAAGGGATGATACCAAGGCTGACACTGACACAGTCCCAGCTTCACTTCCTGCCCCTGG GTGCTGTGAGAACTGTGGAATCAGCTTTTCAGGAGATGGCACCCGAAGGCAGCGGCTCAAGACTTTGTGCAAGGACTGCCGAG cACAGAGGATCGCTTTCAATCGGGAGCAGAGGATGTTTAAG CGTGTGGGCTGCGGGGAGTGCACAGCCTGCCAGGTAAAGGAAGATTGTGGGGCCTGCTCCACCTGCCTCCTGCAGTTGCCCCATGATGTGGCCTCGGGGCTATTCTGCAAGTGTGAGCGAAGACGGTGCCTCCGCATTGTGGAAAGG AGCCGAGGGTGCGGAGTGTGCCGGGGCTGTCAGACCCGAGAGGACTGTGGCCGCTGTCGAGTCTGCCTTCGCCCTCCCCGCCCTGGGCTCCGGCGCCAGTGGAAGTGCGTCCAGCGGCGCTGCCTCCGG GGTAAACACGGCCGCCGTAGGGGAGGCTGCGACTCCAAGGTGGTGGCCCGGCGGCGTCCACCCCGAGCCCAGTCACCGcctccacctcccccacctcAGCCTCCAGAGTCTCCGGAGCTG CACCCCAGAGCCCTGGCCCCCTCGCCTCCTGCTGAATTCATCTATTACTGTGTAGACGAGGACGAGCTA CAGCCTTACACAAACCGTCGGCAGAACCGCAAGTGTGGGGCCTGTGCAGCCTGCCTGAGGCGGACGGACTGTGGCCACTGTGACTTCTGCTGTGACAAGCCCAAGTTTGGGGGCAGCAACCAGAAGCGCCAGAAGTGTCGTTGGCGCCAGTGCCTGCAGTTTGCTATG AAGCGGCTTCTGCCAAGTGTCTGGGCAGGGTCCGAAGATGGGGCATCGCCGCCCCCAGCTCATCCTCATCGAAAGAGGCCTGGCTCTACTCGAAGGCCTCATCTGGGTCAGACCCTGAAGCCTCCCTTGGCCACACCGGCAGCTCAACCAGACCGAGCCCAAACTCCAGTGAAGGAGGAAGCAGGCAGTGGCTTTGTGCTGCCCCCACCTGGCACTGACCTTGTGTTCTTACGGGAGGGCGCAGGCAGTCCCGTGCAGGTGCCTGGCCCAGCCCCGGCTTCCACAGAAACTCGGTTGCAG GAGGCCCAGTGCCCTGGCCTGAGTTGGGTCGTGGCCTTACCCCAGGTGAAGCAAGAGAAGGCGGATGCCCAGGAAGACTGGACACCGGGCACAGCCATCCTGACTTCTCCTGTATTGCTGCCTGGCTGCCCCAGCAAG GCAGTAGACCCAGGCCTGCCATCAGTGAAGCAAGAGCCACCTGACCCTGAGGAGGAGAAGGACGACGACAAGGCTGACTCCACCTCTGACTTGGCcccagaggaggaggcaggaggggctggCACGCCCGTG ATCACGGAGATTTTCAGCCTGGGTGGAACCCGCCTCCGGGACACAGCAGTCTGGTTGCCAAG GTCCAAGGACCTTAAAAAACCTGGAGGTAGAAAACAGTAG
- the MBD1 gene encoding methyl-CpG-binding domain protein 1 isoform X41, giving the protein MAEDWLDCPALGPGWKRREVFRKSGATCGRSDTYYQSPTGDRIRSKVELTRYLGPACDLTLFDFKQGVLCYPSSKAHSLAITSRKRKKPSKPAKARKCQVGPQKSEVRKEAPRDDTKADTDTVPASLPAPGCCENCGISFSGDGTRRQRLKTLCKDCRAQRIAFNREQRMFKRVGCGECTACQVKEDCGACSTCLLQLPHDVASGLFCKCERRRCLRIVERSRGCGVCRGCQTREDCGRCRVCLRPPRPGLRRQWKCVQRRCLRGKHGRRRGGCDSKVVARRRPPRAQSPPPPPPPQPPESPELHPRALAPSPPAEFIYYCVDEDELPYTNRRQNRKCGACAACLRRTDCGHCDFCCDKPKFGGSNQKRQKCRWRQCLQFAMKRLLPSVWAGSEDGASPPPAHPHRKRPGSTRRPHLGQTLKPPLATPAAQPDRAQTPVKEEAGSGFVLPPPGTDLVFLREGAGSPVQVPGPAPASTETRLQVKQEKADAQEDWTPGTAILTSPVLLPGCPSKAVDPGLPSVKQEPPDPEEEKDDDKADSTSDLAPEEEAGGAGTPVITEIFSLGGTRLRDTAVWLPRSKDLKKPGGRKQ; this is encoded by the exons ATGGCTGAGGACTGGCTGGACTGCCCAGCTCTGGGCCCTGGCTGGAAGCGCCGTGAGGTTTTTCGCAAGTCAGGTGCCACCTGTGGACGCTCAGACACCTACTACCAGAG CCCCACAGGAGACAGGATCCGAAGCAAAGTTGAGCTGACCCGATACCTGGGCCCTGCATGTGATCTCACCCTCTTCGACTTCAAACAAGGCGTCCTCTGCTATCCATCCTCCAAG GCCCACTCCTTGGCCATCACCAGCAGGAAGCGGAAGAAGCCTTCAAAGCCAGCCAAGGCTCGGAAGTGTCAGGTTGGACCTCAGAAGAGTGAAGTCAGGAAGGAGGCACCAAGGGATGATACCAAGGCTGACACTGACACAGTCCCAGCTTCACTTCCTGCCCCTGG GTGCTGTGAGAACTGTGGAATCAGCTTTTCAGGAGATGGCACCCGAAGGCAGCGGCTCAAGACTTTGTGCAAGGACTGCCGAG cACAGAGGATCGCTTTCAATCGGGAGCAGAGGATGTTTAAG CGTGTGGGCTGCGGGGAGTGCACAGCCTGCCAGGTAAAGGAAGATTGTGGGGCCTGCTCCACCTGCCTCCTGCAGTTGCCCCATGATGTGGCCTCGGGGCTATTCTGCAAGTGTGAGCGAAGACGGTGCCTCCGCATTGTGGAAAGG AGCCGAGGGTGCGGAGTGTGCCGGGGCTGTCAGACCCGAGAGGACTGTGGCCGCTGTCGAGTCTGCCTTCGCCCTCCCCGCCCTGGGCTCCGGCGCCAGTGGAAGTGCGTCCAGCGGCGCTGCCTCCGG GGTAAACACGGCCGCCGTAGGGGAGGCTGCGACTCCAAGGTGGTGGCCCGGCGGCGTCCACCCCGAGCCCAGTCACCGcctccacctcccccacctcAGCCTCCAGAGTCTCCGGAGCTG CACCCCAGAGCCCTGGCCCCCTCGCCTCCTGCTGAATTCATCTATTACTGTGTAGACGAGGACGAGCTA CCTTACACAAACCGTCGGCAGAACCGCAAGTGTGGGGCCTGTGCAGCCTGCCTGAGGCGGACGGACTGTGGCCACTGTGACTTCTGCTGTGACAAGCCCAAGTTTGGGGGCAGCAACCAGAAGCGCCAGAAGTGTCGTTGGCGCCAGTGCCTGCAGTTTGCTATG AAGCGGCTTCTGCCAAGTGTCTGGGCAGGGTCCGAAGATGGGGCATCGCCGCCCCCAGCTCATCCTCATCGAAAGAGGCCTGGCTCTACTCGAAGGCCTCATCTGGGTCAGACCCTGAAGCCTCCCTTGGCCACACCGGCAGCTCAACCAGACCGAGCCCAAACTCCAGTGAAGGAGGAAGCAGGCAGTGGCTTTGTGCTGCCCCCACCTGGCACTGACCTTGTGTTCTTACGGGAGGGCGCAGGCAGTCCCGTGCAGGTGCCTGGCCCAGCCCCGGCTTCCACAGAAACTCGGTTGCAG GTGAAGCAAGAGAAGGCGGATGCCCAGGAAGACTGGACACCGGGCACAGCCATCCTGACTTCTCCTGTATTGCTGCCTGGCTGCCCCAGCAAG GCAGTAGACCCAGGCCTGCCATCAGTGAAGCAAGAGCCACCTGACCCTGAGGAGGAGAAGGACGACGACAAGGCTGACTCCACCTCTGACTTGGCcccagaggaggaggcaggaggggctggCACGCCCGTG ATCACGGAGATTTTCAGCCTGGGTGGAACCCGCCTCCGGGACACAGCAGTCTGGTTGCCAAG GTCCAAGGACCTTAAAAAACCTGGAGGTAGAAAACAGTAG
- the MBD1 gene encoding methyl-CpG-binding domain protein 1 isoform X27 has product MAEDWLDCPALGPGWKRREVFRKSGATCGRSDTYYQSPTGDRIRSKVELTRYLGPACDLTLFDFKQGVLCYPSSKAHSLAITSRKRKKPSKPAKARKCQVGPQKSEVRKEAPRDDTKADTDTVPASLPAPGCCENCGISFSGDGTRRQRLKTLCKDCRAQRIAFNREQRMFKRVGCGECTACQVKEDCGACSTCLLQLPHDVASGLFCKCERRRCLRIVERSRGCGVCRGCQTREDCGRCRVCLRPPRPGLRRQWKCVQRRCLRHLAHRLRRHHQRCQRRPPLAVAPPAGKHGRRRGGCDSKVVARRRPPRAQSPPPPPPPQPPESPELHPRALAPSPPAEFIYYCVDEDELQPYTNRRQNRKCGACAACLRRTDCGHCDFCCDKPKFGGSNQKRQKCRWRQCLQFAMKRLLPSVWAGSEDGASPPPAHPHRKRPGSTRRPHLGQTLKPPLATPAAQPDRAQTPVKEEAGSGFVLPPPGTDLVFLREGAGSPVQVPGPAPASTETRLQEAQCPGLSWVVALPQVKQEKADAQEDWTPGTAILTSPVLLPGCPSKAVDPGLPSVKQEPPDPEEEKDDDKADSTSDLAPEEEAGGAGTPVITEIFSLGGTRLRDTAVWLPRSKDLKKPGGRKQ; this is encoded by the exons ATGGCTGAGGACTGGCTGGACTGCCCAGCTCTGGGCCCTGGCTGGAAGCGCCGTGAGGTTTTTCGCAAGTCAGGTGCCACCTGTGGACGCTCAGACACCTACTACCAGAG CCCCACAGGAGACAGGATCCGAAGCAAAGTTGAGCTGACCCGATACCTGGGCCCTGCATGTGATCTCACCCTCTTCGACTTCAAACAAGGCGTCCTCTGCTATCCATCCTCCAAG GCCCACTCCTTGGCCATCACCAGCAGGAAGCGGAAGAAGCCTTCAAAGCCAGCCAAGGCTCGGAAGTGTCAGGTTGGACCTCAGAAGAGTGAAGTCAGGAAGGAGGCACCAAGGGATGATACCAAGGCTGACACTGACACAGTCCCAGCTTCACTTCCTGCCCCTGG GTGCTGTGAGAACTGTGGAATCAGCTTTTCAGGAGATGGCACCCGAAGGCAGCGGCTCAAGACTTTGTGCAAGGACTGCCGAG cACAGAGGATCGCTTTCAATCGGGAGCAGAGGATGTTTAAG CGTGTGGGCTGCGGGGAGTGCACAGCCTGCCAGGTAAAGGAAGATTGTGGGGCCTGCTCCACCTGCCTCCTGCAGTTGCCCCATGATGTGGCCTCGGGGCTATTCTGCAAGTGTGAGCGAAGACGGTGCCTCCGCATTGTGGAAAGG AGCCGAGGGTGCGGAGTGTGCCGGGGCTGTCAGACCCGAGAGGACTGTGGCCGCTGTCGAGTCTGCCTTCGCCCTCCCCGCCCTGGGCTCCGGCGCCAGTGGAAGTGCGTCCAGCGGCGCTGCCTCCGG CACCTTGCTCACCGTCTCCGTCGCCACCATCAGCGATGTCAACGACGCCCTCCCCTCGCTGTGGCTCCCCCTGCT GGTAAACACGGCCGCCGTAGGGGAGGCTGCGACTCCAAGGTGGTGGCCCGGCGGCGTCCACCCCGAGCCCAGTCACCGcctccacctcccccacctcAGCCTCCAGAGTCTCCGGAGCTG CACCCCAGAGCCCTGGCCCCCTCGCCTCCTGCTGAATTCATCTATTACTGTGTAGACGAGGACGAGCTA CAGCCTTACACAAACCGTCGGCAGAACCGCAAGTGTGGGGCCTGTGCAGCCTGCCTGAGGCGGACGGACTGTGGCCACTGTGACTTCTGCTGTGACAAGCCCAAGTTTGGGGGCAGCAACCAGAAGCGCCAGAAGTGTCGTTGGCGCCAGTGCCTGCAGTTTGCTATG AAGCGGCTTCTGCCAAGTGTCTGGGCAGGGTCCGAAGATGGGGCATCGCCGCCCCCAGCTCATCCTCATCGAAAGAGGCCTGGCTCTACTCGAAGGCCTCATCTGGGTCAGACCCTGAAGCCTCCCTTGGCCACACCGGCAGCTCAACCAGACCGAGCCCAAACTCCAGTGAAGGAGGAAGCAGGCAGTGGCTTTGTGCTGCCCCCACCTGGCACTGACCTTGTGTTCTTACGGGAGGGCGCAGGCAGTCCCGTGCAGGTGCCTGGCCCAGCCCCGGCTTCCACAGAAACTCGGTTGCAG GAGGCCCAGTGCCCTGGCCTGAGTTGGGTCGTGGCCTTACCCCAGGTGAAGCAAGAGAAGGCGGATGCCCAGGAAGACTGGACACCGGGCACAGCCATCCTGACTTCTCCTGTATTGCTGCCTGGCTGCCCCAGCAAG GCAGTAGACCCAGGCCTGCCATCAGTGAAGCAAGAGCCACCTGACCCTGAGGAGGAGAAGGACGACGACAAGGCTGACTCCACCTCTGACTTGGCcccagaggaggaggcaggaggggctggCACGCCCGTG ATCACGGAGATTTTCAGCCTGGGTGGAACCCGCCTCCGGGACACAGCAGTCTGGTTGCCAAG GTCCAAGGACCTTAAAAAACCTGGAGGTAGAAAACAGTAG